The genomic window ACCTTAGCTATCATGAAGCGGTTCTCCTCGCTGGGCTCTACAAGTTTGGTTTTGAAGGTGTAGACCTTGAGAATTTAAAGCTCTCCCCCCAGGCTATGGAAATGTTGGAAGCCCTCCAAAAAGGTGAATATCACCTTCTACCGGACTACATAAAGAATTTCAGAGCTTATGACCTTGAAAGGGCTTTTCAAGAAAGTTTTAAGGTGCTGAGCTCCGTGGAGGAGAGTTTTACCGTGAGCTTTGAAGAGCTTAGAAGGATGAGCAAGGAGCAACCCAGAAAAATCAGGCTTAGGAAGTGATATATTTTATATCATGGAAAAGGTTTTCATCTATGACACCACTTTGAGAGATGGTTCCCAAGCGGAAGGTGTGAACTTTTCCCTTGAAGACAAACTGCGTATATTCCAGAAGTTGGATGAGTTTGGTATAGACTACATAGAGTGTGGATGGCCCGGTGCAAACCCAAAGGATACTATACTTTTTGAAAGGTTAAGAAAATACAAACCTCAACACTCAAAGGTGGTAGCCTTTGGCTCTACCAGAAGACCTACAAAGAAAGCAGAGGAGGACCCACAGTTAGAAAACCTTATAAAGTCTGGTGCAAGGGTTATAACCATCTTTGGCAAAAGCTGGGATTTTCACGTAACAGAAGCATTAAAGACTACCCTTGAAGAAAACCTCTCCATGGTCTACGACTCTGTAAGGCTCCTTAAAGACCACGTGGAAGAGGTTATCTTTGATGCGGAGCACTTCTTTGATGGATACAAGCACAACCCCGGGTATGCCCTTGAGGTTTTAAAATCTGCCCTTGAAGGGGGTGCGGACTGGCTTGTGCTATGTGATACCAACGGAGGTTGTTTGCCTCACGAAGTTTACGAGATAACCAAAAAGGTAAAGGAAACCTTCCCCACAGCCAAGATAGGCATACACGCCCACAATGACTCCGAGACAGGTGTTGCCAATTCCCTTATGGCGGTTTTGGCAGGTGCAAGACAAGTGCACGGCACTATAAACGGTATTGGAGAAAGGACAGGCAACGCAAACCTCTGTTCCATAATTCCAAATCTTCAACTAAAGATGGGTTTTTCCGCTGTGCGAGAGGAAAGCCTAAGGAAACTAACAGAGCTGAGCCATTTTATCTCAGAAATATCCAACATGCCCCTTCCAAAGAATATGCCCTATGTGGGTGAAAGTGCCTTTGCCCACAAGGCAGGAGTGCACGCCTCTGCGGTTCTCAAGCATGCAAGCACCTACGAGCACATAGACCCTGCCCTTGTGGGAAACAGGAGAAAGGTTACAGTATCAGACCTATCGGGCAAAAGCAATATCCTATACAAACTTAGAGAGATGGGCATTGAAGTAGAAGAGAGGTCTCCTGAGCTTTTAAAACTCGTTGAGAAGATAAAGGAACTTGAGAAGGAAGGATACCACTTTGAAGCGGCGGAGGCTTCCTTTGAGCTCTTATGCAAAAGGCATTTCGGTCTCGTAAGAGACTACTTTAACCTTGATGCTTATAGGGTTCTAATAGCTAAGAGAAGCACAGATAACCTGCCAGTGTCCGAAGCAACGGTCAGGCTCTTTATAGAAGACATAAAACAGCATACCGCAGCCTTAGGTAATGGACCAGTAAGTGCCCTTGATAGAGCCCTTAGAAAAGCCCTTGAGGAGTTCTATCCAAGCCTTAAAGAGGTTCAGCTTATAGACTATAAGGTTAGGATAGTAAACGAGTCAGAGGGCACTTCTGCAAAGGTTAGAGTCCTTATAGAGTCCACAGATGGAAGAAGAAAATGGGGGACTGTGGGGGTCTCAGAAAATATAATAGAAGCGTCCTGGATAGCTCTTACAGACAGCTTGATTTACAAACTTCATAAGGATGAAGAGGAAGGTATAATTTAGAGTTATGAGAAGGTGGCTATTTCTCATACCCTTTCTGCTCTCTATGGCAGAGCCGGTCAAGGATAGCAAGCTAAGGGTGGAGCTTGAAGACAGGGATGGCTTGAAGCACAGTCTTAGAGGTCTTGTATGCAACGGTAGGAACCACTTAAGAGTTAGAGAAGGGAAGGTAGAATATGCGGTTAACTTTCCAAGCCTCAGGTCTATTGAAGTTCTCAGTCAAGATGGACCACAGTTGAAGGTCAGGCTTTCCTTTAAGGACGGTCCATCAAAAGACTACTTTATACCAGCAAACACATACTGCAAAGGGAACTCGCAAGCTGGTGAGGCAGGGTTTTACCTTAGGGATATTAAGACTATATTTATCAAAACGGAGGAAAAATGAAGATGAGTAGGTTTAAGCTCTTTGGTCTCTTTTTTGCGACATTCGTTGTGGGTTTCTTACTGGGAAGTGCAGGTGCATCTCAAGGTAGCAAGCAAGAAGACGAATACAGATACTTTAGGATGTTTACCGATGTGTTTCGCACTGTCAAGGAAAATTATGTAGGGGAAGTCAATACAAAGGAGCTTATATACGGGGCTCTTAACGGAATGCTCAAATCCCTTGATCCCTTTTCTGCCTTCTTTACTCCAGAGCAGTACAAAGAATTCAGGCAGGAAACAGAAGGGGAGTTTGGCGGTGTGGGTATAGAAATAGGTATGGATAAGGGAAGACCCATAGTTATATCACCCATAGAAGGCACGCCAGCCTATAGGGCAGGCATAAAGTCTGGTGACCTAATTATTGAAATAGATGGCGAAGACACCTCCAACATGAACTTGATGGACGTGGTAAGAAAGATAAGGGGCAAGCCAGGAACCAAAGTAACTCTAACTATAATGAGAAAGGGAGTGGACAAACCTATAAAGGTTGAGCTTGAAAGGGCGGTTATAAAGGTTGAAAGCGTCAAATGGACAAAGGTTCAGGATGTGGGATACATAAGGCTCTCTCAGTTTACAGAAGGTGCAGGTAGAGATGTGGAAAGGGCAGTGAGAAGTTTAATATCCCAAGGTGTAAAGGGGATAGTGCTTGACCTTAGAAACGACCCCGGTGGGCTTCTAACAGAAGCCATAAATGTCTCTGAGGTCTTTCTAAAAGAAGGCAAGCTCGTGGTCTATACAAAAACAAAAAACGGAGAGGTGACAAGATACTTTTCAAGGAAAAAGCCGGTGCTTCCAGAAAGCGTTCCTCTTGTTGTCCTCATAAACAAGGGTTCAGCCAGTGCGTCAGAGATAGTGGCGGGTGCACTACAAGACCACAAAAGGGCTATACTTGTAGGTGAAAGGAGCTTTGGAAAGGCGTCTGTGCAAAACATAATACCTCTTGAGGATGGCTCCGCCATAAAGCTAACAGTAGCCCACTACTACACACCCTTAGGAAGGCTCATAGACAAAAAAGGTATACAGCCAGATGTGGAGGTTAAAGTTTCGGAAGAGCAAGAAGAAAAGCTACAAGAAACCATAAGGCAAAAAAGGCTTCAGGGTGTAACTGGCGTTATAGTTGAGCCAGAGCTTGACCCACAGCTAAAGAGGGCTATAGAAATAATCAAATCCGGTCATAAGGGATATGCACACACTGGCGGTTGAAACCTCCTGTGATGAGACCGCACTTTGTATATACTCCGACCAAGAAGGAGTAATAGGAGACATAATACTTTCTCAAGCAAAGGTGCATTTTCCTTACGGTGGAGTAGTGCCTGAACTTTCTGCAAGGGAACACACGAAAAACCTTCTACCCCTTCTGGACAGACTCTTGAAAGAGACGAGTTTTGACCTAAAAAAGATAGACTTTATCTCCTTTACTCTTACACCTGGACTTATCCTCTCTTTGGTGGTAGGTGTGAGCTTTGCCAAGGCTTTGGCTTACGCCTTAAGGAAACCCCTTGTCCCAGTCCACCATCTGGAAGGGCATATATACTCCGTTTTTCTTGAAAAGCCAGTAAGCTAT from Hydrogenobacter sp. T-8 includes these protein-coding regions:
- the cimA gene encoding citramalate synthase, producing MEKVFIYDTTLRDGSQAEGVNFSLEDKLRIFQKLDEFGIDYIECGWPGANPKDTILFERLRKYKPQHSKVVAFGSTRRPTKKAEEDPQLENLIKSGARVITIFGKSWDFHVTEALKTTLEENLSMVYDSVRLLKDHVEEVIFDAEHFFDGYKHNPGYALEVLKSALEGGADWLVLCDTNGGCLPHEVYEITKKVKETFPTAKIGIHAHNDSETGVANSLMAVLAGARQVHGTINGIGERTGNANLCSIIPNLQLKMGFSAVREESLRKLTELSHFISEISNMPLPKNMPYVGESAFAHKAGVHASAVLKHASTYEHIDPALVGNRRKVTVSDLSGKSNILYKLREMGIEVEERSPELLKLVEKIKELEKEGYHFEAAEASFELLCKRHFGLVRDYFNLDAYRVLIAKRSTDNLPVSEATVRLFIEDIKQHTAALGNGPVSALDRALRKALEEFYPSLKEVQLIDYKVRIVNESEGTSAKVRVLIESTDGRRKWGTVGVSENIIEASWIALTDSLIYKLHKDEEEGII
- a CDS encoding S41 family peptidase, with the translated sequence MSRFKLFGLFFATFVVGFLLGSAGASQGSKQEDEYRYFRMFTDVFRTVKENYVGEVNTKELIYGALNGMLKSLDPFSAFFTPEQYKEFRQETEGEFGGVGIEIGMDKGRPIVISPIEGTPAYRAGIKSGDLIIEIDGEDTSNMNLMDVVRKIRGKPGTKVTLTIMRKGVDKPIKVELERAVIKVESVKWTKVQDVGYIRLSQFTEGAGRDVERAVRSLISQGVKGIVLDLRNDPGGLLTEAINVSEVFLKEGKLVVYTKTKNGEVTRYFSRKKPVLPESVPLVVLINKGSASASEIVAGALQDHKRAILVGERSFGKASVQNIIPLEDGSAIKLTVAHYYTPLGRLIDKKGIQPDVEVKVSEEQEEKLQETIRQKRLQGVTGVIVEPELDPQLKRAIEIIKSGHKGYAHTGG